From Armatimonadota bacterium, the proteins below share one genomic window:
- a CDS encoding AI-2E family transporter, translating into MGNPRQRRDTKRPRACKRPAPALDLDRHRKPGAFTSEHRLPKSRDVFSLIWGVLIRFLVIGSLGYLAYHARFVWVTVLVSSLLALVMYPAVAHLSRPPLWGLTKPARRTVAALVLFVFLGLALYWSYRLLVAPFLSDTAGMYGAVQRGVMRSKGWVDAAREVYYRLPQGAQDAIRQLDISNITNNVPRFLTGVVETSAQWVVVIIDLLLIPVLAFYFILESRGLKREFVSLVPRKWRRDALAIMRSSAHILRNYTVANMILCVIAGVVVYIGLRLLQVPFALSLAVLAGLTRFVPVIGPLLGGIPIILIALTQGVSVGLATLAFFTVMHLVESKILLPKLIGERLQMHGASVLIALLLGGQFGGIIGVFIAAPVAALLKVLLRTYLLRSRRYVQD; encoded by the coding sequence ATGGGCAATCCGCGGCAGCGGCGCGACACGAAGAGACCCCGCGCCTGCAAGCGACCGGCGCCTGCGCTGGATCTTGACAGGCATCGGAAGCCGGGCGCATTCACGTCGGAGCATCGCCTGCCGAAATCGCGTGACGTTTTCTCCCTTATCTGGGGCGTCCTCATTCGGTTTCTGGTGATCGGCAGCCTGGGCTATCTGGCCTACCACGCGCGCTTCGTGTGGGTTACCGTTCTGGTATCCAGCCTCCTTGCGTTGGTGATGTACCCCGCGGTGGCCCATCTTTCGAGGCCCCCCCTGTGGGGCCTCACCAAACCCGCGCGGCGAACGGTCGCTGCACTGGTCCTCTTCGTCTTTCTGGGTCTCGCGCTTTACTGGTCGTATCGTTTGCTGGTTGCGCCGTTCCTTTCGGACACGGCCGGCATGTACGGCGCGGTCCAACGGGGCGTGATGAGGTCGAAGGGTTGGGTGGACGCGGCCCGGGAAGTGTACTACCGCCTTCCGCAGGGCGCACAGGATGCCATCCGCCAACTGGACATCAGCAATATCACCAACAACGTTCCGCGCTTTCTGACGGGAGTGGTTGAGACGAGCGCGCAGTGGGTCGTGGTGATCATCGACCTGCTGCTGATCCCGGTCCTGGCGTTTTACTTCATCCTCGAATCCCGGGGTTTGAAGCGGGAGTTCGTGAGCCTTGTGCCGCGTAAATGGCGACGGGACGCCCTGGCCATCATGCGGTCTTCCGCGCACATCCTGCGGAATTACACCGTGGCGAACATGATCCTTTGCGTCATCGCGGGAGTCGTGGTCTACATCGGGTTGCGGCTGCTGCAGGTGCCGTTCGCGCTGAGCCTGGCCGTCCTCGCGGGCCTGACGCGGTTCGTACCCGTTATCGGGCCGCTTCTGGGCGGAATTCCGATCATTCTCATTGCGTTGACGCAAGGGGTGAGTGTGGGTCTCGCCACGCTGGCATTCTTCACCGTGATGCACCTGGTGGAGAGCAAGATCCTGTTGCCGAAACTCATCGGTGAGCGGCTTCAGATGCACGGCGCCTCAGTGCTGATCGCTCTGCTGTTGGGCGGCCAGTTCGGCGGGATCATCGGCGTGTTCATCGCCGCGCCCGTTGCGGCCCTGCTGAAGGTGCTGTTGCGAACCTATCTGCTGCGGTCGCGCCGGTACGTTCAGGACTAG
- a CDS encoding undecaprenyl-diphosphate phosphatase produces the protein MSILQAIVLGIIQGLTEFLPISSTAHLVIVPWFLHWPDPSKAFDIALHIGTLLALLIYFWKDLVEVLRAKDKRMVWLIVAGCVPLPLAQIAEKKAGAFSDPHVTPWAPLLIAGCLIGFAVLLKISDTVGRKKREAEKMSIADAIFVGVGQVIAAVFPGASRSGTTMTFALFTGLTREAAVRFSFLLSVPTIAAVALYSTVKHHHELASAPGGVTPLLAGIVASAIVGYLAIAFLMDYVKRKSMDVFFWYRIVAGLAIIAAWYAYRA, from the coding sequence TTGAGCATACTGCAAGCCATCGTCCTGGGGATCATCCAGGGCCTCACGGAGTTTCTGCCGATCTCCAGCACCGCCCACCTGGTCATCGTGCCGTGGTTCCTCCACTGGCCCGACCCCAGCAAGGCATTCGACATCGCGCTGCACATCGGAACGCTGCTAGCACTCCTCATCTACTTCTGGAAAGACCTGGTGGAAGTCCTGCGCGCGAAGGACAAGCGGATGGTCTGGCTTATCGTCGCCGGCTGCGTCCCACTCCCCCTCGCGCAGATCGCTGAAAAGAAAGCCGGGGCGTTCAGCGACCCGCACGTCACTCCATGGGCGCCGCTGCTCATTGCCGGATGCCTCATAGGTTTCGCCGTGCTGCTGAAGATATCGGACACCGTCGGACGCAAGAAGCGGGAAGCCGAGAAGATGAGCATCGCGGACGCCATCTTCGTAGGGGTTGGCCAGGTCATCGCGGCCGTCTTCCCCGGCGCGTCACGTTCGGGCACGACCATGACTTTCGCGCTCTTCACCGGCCTCACCCGGGAGGCGGCGGTTCGCTTCTCATTCCTGCTCAGCGTTCCGACGATTGCCGCGGTCGCGCTGTACTCCACGGTCAAGCACCATCACGAGTTGGCGTCGGCTCCGGGCGGAGTGACTCCTCTTCTGGCCGGAATAGTAGCCAGCGCCATCGTGGGTTACCTTGCCATCGCCTTCCTGATGGACTACGTGAAGCGGAAGAGCATGGACGTGTTCTTCTGGTACCGCATCGTGGCCGGCCTCGCCATCATCGCGGCCTGGTACGCCTACCGGGCATAG
- a CDS encoding glutathione peroxidase yields the protein MKIQPAVRRASALLIATALAGAAFAGPRKETRVVTPLLNRTMKSLDGKPVNLADYRGKVLMIVNTASKCGNTPQYAGLEEVYNKYKDRGFVILGFPANNFLSQEPGNDAQIREFCTKNYGVTFPMFSKISVKGKDQDPLYKFLTDKTTDPQFGGDIDWNFAKFLVNRQGQVVARFKAGHKPTEPDVIAAIEHEL from the coding sequence ATGAAGATACAGCCTGCAGTCCGCCGAGCTTCGGCGTTATTGATAGCCACCGCGCTGGCCGGGGCCGCGTTTGCCGGGCCGCGCAAGGAGACACGCGTCGTGACCCCATTGTTGAATCGGACGATGAAATCGCTGGATGGAAAGCCGGTAAACCTGGCGGATTACCGGGGCAAGGTGTTGATGATCGTCAACACTGCCAGCAAGTGCGGAAACACGCCTCAGTACGCCGGCCTGGAGGAAGTCTACAACAAGTACAAGGATCGCGGCTTCGTGATTCTTGGATTTCCCGCGAACAACTTTCTCAGCCAGGAGCCGGGCAATGATGCGCAGATTCGGGAGTTCTGCACCAAAAACTACGGCGTCACCTTCCCGATGTTCAGCAAGATCAGCGTAAAGGGGAAAGACCAGGACCCGCTGTATAAGTTCCTCACAGACAAGACCACAGATCCCCAGTTCGGCGGCGACATCGACTGGAATTTCGCCAAGTTCCTCGTGAACCGCCAGGGCCAGGTGGTCGCCAGATTCAAGGCCGGCCATAAACCCACGGAACCGGACGTGATCGCGGCCATAGAGCACGAGTTGTAG